A window of the Sphaerobacter thermophilus DSM 20745 genome harbors these coding sequences:
- a CDS encoding protein-L-isoaspartate(D-aspartate) O-methyltransferase — protein sequence MSDSPRTRQIKDLLRSLNRAGVRDRDVLLAIATVPREYFVAPSLRPVAWTDHALPIGAGQTISQPLVVGLMTQALRLTGTERVLEIGTGSGYQTAILCELARWVLSIERHTSLAIQARRRLDALGYRNVAIIVADGSEGWPPAAPFDRILVTAAAREVPAALLEQLSPDDGARLVIPVGPPDEQELLVIERREGRFHRHSLGPVRFVPLVPGAPRPEEDEHNW from the coding sequence ATGTCCGACTCACCGCGCACGAGGCAGATCAAGGACCTCCTCCGCTCGCTCAACCGGGCCGGGGTACGCGATCGAGACGTGCTTCTGGCGATCGCCACCGTCCCGCGGGAGTATTTCGTCGCCCCGTCTCTCCGCCCCGTCGCCTGGACCGACCACGCGCTGCCGATCGGCGCCGGTCAGACGATCTCCCAGCCGCTGGTGGTGGGTCTGATGACCCAGGCGCTGCGACTGACTGGCACCGAGCGCGTGCTCGAGATCGGTACCGGCTCCGGCTACCAGACCGCTATCCTATGCGAGCTGGCACGGTGGGTCCTGAGCATTGAGCGCCACACGTCGCTGGCGATCCAGGCACGCCGGCGGCTCGACGCGCTCGGCTACCGGAACGTCGCGATCATTGTGGCCGACGGGTCCGAGGGCTGGCCGCCAGCCGCGCCGTTTGACCGCATTCTGGTCACCGCGGCCGCGCGGGAGGTCCCCGCAGCTCTGCTGGAGCAACTATCCCCCGACGACGGCGCACGCCTGGTGATCCCGGTTGGCCCGCCCGACGAGCAGGAACTGCTCGTCATCGAGCGCCGCGAGGGGCGCTTCCATCGCCATAGCCTCGGCCCCGTCCGCTTTGTCCCGCTCGTGCCCGGCGCTCCCCGGCCGGAGGAGGACGAGCACAACTGGTAG
- the ispD gene encoding 2-C-methyl-D-erythritol 4-phosphate cytidylyltransferase, producing MSRCGAVIAAAGRSQRMGAALDKTVWPLAGRPVIGWVLDAFAAARGIDEIVVVASPDNLEAVRREIAARPELPPATACLGGATRAESVAAGVARLSPDVDLVMIHDAARPLVTPELIENGIAAAERWGAAVAAVPVADTIKQVGPDGEIVATLPRDDLRAAQTPQVFRRDWLLSAYADVGDDLSAFTDEASLLERAGRVVHVYPGSYENLKLTTPADLALAEAIVRRRLDEVVR from the coding sequence GTGAGCCGCTGCGGGGCGGTGATTGCAGCCGCCGGGCGCAGCCAGCGTATGGGTGCCGCACTCGATAAGACGGTCTGGCCCCTGGCGGGACGCCCGGTTATTGGCTGGGTGCTGGATGCCTTCGCAGCAGCGCGCGGCATCGATGAGATCGTTGTGGTCGCCAGCCCGGACAACCTGGAGGCGGTCCGCCGCGAGATCGCCGCTCGGCCGGAACTGCCACCGGCCACTGCCTGCCTGGGCGGCGCGACGCGCGCGGAGTCGGTGGCCGCCGGAGTCGCTCGTCTCAGCCCCGACGTGGACCTGGTGATGATCCACGATGCGGCTCGGCCGCTGGTCACGCCTGAACTGATCGAGAATGGGATCGCCGCGGCAGAGCGCTGGGGGGCTGCCGTCGCGGCTGTCCCGGTTGCCGACACGATCAAGCAGGTTGGACCCGATGGGGAGATCGTGGCGACGCTCCCACGCGATGATCTCCGGGCGGCCCAAACGCCGCAGGTCTTCAGGCGTGACTGGCTGCTGTCCGCCTATGCCGATGTCGGGGACGATCTGTCCGCCTTCACCGACGAAGCCAGCCTGCTCGAACGTGCCGGGCGGGTGGTCCACGTCTACCCCGGGAGCTACGAGAACCTGAAGCTGACCACGCCAGCCGACCTGGCACTGGCCGAAGCGATCGTGCGCCGTCGCCTCGATGAGGTGGTGCGATGA
- the dtd gene encoding D-aminoacyl-tRNA deacylase codes for MRVLIQRVSEAAVRVDDRVVGEIGPGLLLLVGVTDGDTEEEATFLANKVANLRIFEDEEGKMNRSALELGLSALVVSQFTLYADTRKGRRPSFIRAAAPEVASPLVDYLAQQLRELGLNVATGEFGAHMHVSLVNDGPVTIWLDTDELR; via the coding sequence ATGCGGGTACTGATTCAGCGGGTGAGCGAGGCCGCGGTGCGCGTCGACGACCGGGTCGTCGGGGAGATCGGCCCGGGTCTGCTGCTCCTCGTCGGCGTAACGGATGGGGACACTGAGGAGGAGGCCACCTTCCTCGCCAATAAGGTGGCCAACCTGCGTATCTTCGAGGACGAGGAAGGCAAGATGAACCGCTCGGCCCTCGAGCTGGGGCTGAGCGCGCTGGTTGTCTCGCAGTTCACCCTGTACGCCGACACCCGCAAGGGCCGACGCCCCAGCTTCATCCGAGCCGCCGCGCCGGAGGTTGCCAGTCCCCTGGTCGACTATCTGGCCCAGCAGCTCCGCGAGCTCGGCTTGAATGTGGCCACCGGCGAGTTCGGAGCCCATATGCACGTCTCGCTGGTCAATGACGGCCCGGTCACCATCTGGCTCGACACGGACGAGCTTCGCTAA
- a CDS encoding PIN/TRAM domain-containing protein, which produces MADRRSRVQRANSTLGRVLRYLGLLVGIAVGWQVGSLLRPEGPLADYYGMPILFAASFGALLFLVAPYVTLGFFGWLRREIRGLPAIDLVAAGGGLLVGGFLSSLLAWPISLLPNPWGQVLPSLAAVLICSLTVVAFVTKKREILGIFSRRFHQADKVGEPIERGRMLLDTSAIIDGRVAELAHLGFFRDDLVVPHFVLRELQLVADSSEPSRRVRGRRGLDILERMRRDERVRLEISDLDAPEEPDVDSKLVKLAAMYGFTILTGDQNLDRVAGLHGVTVLNLHELARALRPAIVAGEEIPIKIIQPGREYGQGIGFLEDGTMVVVEEGKSYIGQDVTVVVTRTLQTGAGRMAFAQLKPVETTS; this is translated from the coding sequence ATGGCTGACCGACGCAGCCGCGTGCAGCGCGCGAATTCGACGCTAGGTCGCGTTCTGCGGTACTTGGGGCTGCTCGTCGGTATCGCCGTCGGCTGGCAGGTCGGCTCGCTCCTCCGGCCGGAGGGCCCGCTGGCCGACTACTACGGGATGCCCATCCTCTTCGCCGCGTCCTTTGGTGCGCTCCTCTTCCTGGTTGCTCCCTACGTGACGCTCGGATTCTTTGGCTGGCTGCGGCGTGAGATCCGCGGTCTGCCGGCGATCGACCTGGTCGCGGCCGGGGGAGGGCTGCTCGTCGGCGGTTTCCTCTCCTCGCTGCTGGCCTGGCCGATCTCCTTGCTGCCGAACCCATGGGGCCAGGTGCTGCCGTCGCTGGCGGCCGTGCTGATCTGCTCGCTCACGGTCGTCGCATTCGTCACCAAGAAGCGGGAGATCCTTGGGATCTTCAGCAGGCGCTTTCACCAGGCCGACAAGGTGGGCGAGCCGATCGAACGCGGCCGGATGTTGCTCGACACCAGTGCCATTATCGACGGCCGGGTGGCTGAGCTGGCCCACCTGGGGTTCTTCCGTGATGACCTGGTCGTCCCGCACTTCGTCCTGCGCGAACTGCAACTTGTCGCCGACTCCTCCGAACCGTCCCGGCGGGTCCGCGGGCGGCGTGGGCTCGACATCCTGGAGCGCATGCGGCGCGACGAGCGGGTGCGGCTCGAGATCAGCGACCTCGACGCTCCGGAGGAGCCCGACGTCGATAGTAAGCTGGTCAAGCTGGCCGCGATGTACGGCTTCACCATCCTCACCGGCGACCAGAATCTGGACCGGGTCGCGGGGCTGCACGGGGTCACCGTGCTGAACCTGCACGAGCTTGCCCGCGCCTTGCGGCCTGCGATCGTGGCCGGGGAGGAGATCCCGATCAAGATCATCCAGCCGGGCCGGGAGTACGGCCAGGGGATCGGCTTCCTCGAAGACGGCACGATGGTGGTGGTCGAGGAGGGGAAGAGCTACATCGGACAGGATGTGACGGTCGTGGTGACGCGGACGTTGCAGACCGGAGCCGGGCGCATGGCTTTCGCCCAGCTCAAGCCGGTGGAGACCACCTCGTGA
- the ispF gene encoding 2-C-methyl-D-erythritol 2,4-cyclodiphosphate synthase, with product MRTGIGYDVHPFSEGRRLVLGGVEIPAERGLAGHSDADVVLHAIADALLGAAGLGDIGLHFPPSEPRWRDADSRDLLRRVVQLLGEQWVIANVDATVIAEWPRIGPHREAMRAAIAATLRIEPGRVNVKATTNEALGFIGRGEGIAALAIATLQQR from the coding sequence ATCCGAACCGGCATCGGCTACGACGTGCACCCCTTCTCGGAGGGGCGGCGGCTGGTGCTCGGTGGCGTCGAGATCCCGGCGGAGCGCGGACTTGCCGGGCACTCCGACGCCGACGTGGTGCTGCACGCCATCGCCGACGCGCTGCTCGGCGCGGCCGGGTTGGGGGACATCGGCCTGCACTTCCCGCCTTCGGAGCCACGCTGGCGCGACGCCGACAGCCGCGACCTGCTGCGCCGGGTTGTGCAGCTGCTTGGCGAGCAATGGGTCATCGCCAATGTCGATGCCACCGTCATCGCCGAGTGGCCGCGCATCGGGCCGCACCGGGAGGCGATGCGCGCGGCGATCGCCGCCACGCTTCGGATCGAGCCGGGGCGCGTCAACGTCAAAGCGACGACCAACGAGGCGCTGGGCTTCATCGGGCGCGGGGAAGGGATCGCGGCTCTGGCGATCGCGACGCTGCAGCAGCGGTAA
- a CDS encoding PHP domain-containing protein translates to MAATGESLSTVDLHTHTTASDGVISPAELVELASQRGLRVLAVTDHDSTDGIDEAIAAGQRLGVTVIPGIELGTETEHGEVHLLGYFIDHRDPALQARLTEFREGRERRVARIVERLGELGMPIDLAEVQRLAAGGSIGRAHVARVMVAARYVDSVDDAFARFLAFGRPAYVPRPRLTPREAVALVHRAGGAAVLAHPYTVADLDETLADLVDAGLDGLEVYYAIYSDEQRDALRDLADHYGLIPTGGSDYHGPGQQEGRELGTAPVPMETVERLRQAARRAR, encoded by the coding sequence ATGGCAGCGACGGGCGAGTCACTCTCCACGGTTGATCTTCACACACATACCACCGCATCCGACGGTGTCATATCCCCCGCTGAGCTGGTCGAACTGGCCAGCCAGCGGGGGCTTCGTGTTCTCGCCGTGACCGACCACGATTCCACCGACGGCATCGATGAGGCGATCGCTGCGGGGCAGCGGCTGGGAGTGACGGTCATCCCGGGTATCGAGCTGGGCACCGAGACCGAGCACGGCGAGGTGCACCTGCTTGGATACTTCATCGACCACCGCGACCCGGCGCTCCAGGCACGTCTGACGGAGTTCCGCGAGGGGCGGGAGCGCCGGGTCGCACGGATCGTGGAACGCCTCGGCGAACTCGGTATGCCGATCGACCTCGCGGAGGTGCAACGGCTGGCCGCCGGTGGCTCGATTGGGCGCGCCCACGTGGCGCGCGTTATGGTGGCCGCCAGGTACGTAGACTCGGTTGACGACGCCTTCGCGCGCTTCCTGGCGTTCGGGCGCCCGGCCTACGTGCCGCGGCCCCGGCTGACCCCGCGTGAGGCGGTGGCGCTCGTCCATCGGGCCGGCGGGGCGGCGGTTCTGGCTCACCCGTATACCGTGGCTGACCTGGACGAGACGCTGGCCGACCTCGTTGACGCGGGTCTGGATGGGCTTGAGGTGTACTACGCCATCTACAGCGACGAGCAGCGCGACGCACTGCGTGACCTGGCGGATCATTACGGCCTGATCCCGACCGGAGGGAGCGATTACCACGGTCCAGGCCAGCAGGAAGGGCGCGAGCTGGGGACGGCGCCGGTGCCGATGGAGACAGTCGAGCGGCTGCGGCAGGCAGCGCGCCGGGCGCGTTGA
- the rny gene encoding ribonuclease Y, protein MLTEILVLLAALVVGILAAVATHLYLRSTAMSKVHQAEAEVQRRLDEAEARRREMILEAKDEAIRLRDELEREYNQRRKELERIERRLQQKEEQLDRRLEGLERRERRAQARERELEEAREKLQDIEAERRAELERVAQLTTDEARSLILEQTEREMREQMNRMVREMEAEARAEAQRRAQNILATAIQRIASDYVAETTVSVVSLPSDDMKGRIIGREGRNIRALEQATGVDLIVDDTPEAVTLSSFDPVRREIARRALTKLIQDGRIHPARIEEVVNKTRQEVEQIIREEGERVALEANVQGLHPDLIKLLGRLKYRTSYGQNVLQHSLEVSLIAGALAAELGADVNVCKTAALLHDIGKAVDHEVDGPHALIGADIARRLGRSAKIVHAIAAHHGEEEPQTVEAFIVATADAISGARPGARREMVEAYIKRLEALEGVANSFQGVEKAYAIQAGREVRILVQPDKVDDLGAMRLARDIVKKIQESLEYPGQIKVTVIRETRAVEYAR, encoded by the coding sequence ATGCTGACCGAAATCCTGGTCCTCCTCGCGGCGCTCGTCGTTGGCATCCTCGCCGCAGTCGCGACGCACCTCTACCTGCGCTCGACCGCGATGTCGAAGGTGCATCAGGCTGAGGCAGAGGTCCAGCGACGACTCGACGAGGCAGAGGCCCGGCGCCGGGAGATGATCCTCGAGGCCAAGGACGAAGCAATCCGTCTGAGGGATGAGCTGGAGCGGGAGTACAACCAACGCCGCAAGGAGTTGGAGCGTATCGAGCGCAGGCTCCAGCAGAAAGAAGAGCAACTCGACCGGCGACTGGAAGGGCTCGAGCGGCGTGAGCGCCGGGCACAGGCGCGAGAGCGCGAGCTCGAAGAGGCGCGAGAGAAGCTGCAGGACATCGAAGCGGAGCGCCGAGCCGAGCTGGAGCGCGTCGCGCAACTGACGACGGACGAAGCGCGCAGCTTGATCCTCGAGCAGACCGAGCGCGAGATGCGCGAGCAGATGAACCGGATGGTTCGCGAGATGGAAGCCGAGGCCCGGGCGGAAGCCCAGCGGCGCGCGCAGAACATCCTCGCCACTGCAATCCAGCGCATCGCGTCCGACTACGTAGCCGAAACCACCGTCTCCGTCGTCTCCCTTCCAAGCGACGACATGAAGGGTCGCATCATCGGGCGTGAGGGTCGCAACATCCGCGCGCTCGAACAGGCCACCGGTGTCGATCTCATCGTCGACGACACGCCGGAGGCCGTCACGCTCTCATCCTTCGATCCAGTGCGGCGTGAGATCGCGCGCCGTGCCCTGACCAAACTCATCCAGGACGGCCGCATCCACCCGGCGCGCATCGAAGAGGTCGTCAACAAGACGCGCCAAGAGGTGGAGCAGATCATCCGCGAAGAGGGGGAGCGGGTGGCCCTGGAGGCCAACGTGCAGGGCTTGCATCCCGATCTGATCAAGCTCCTGGGTCGCCTGAAGTACCGCACAAGCTACGGACAGAACGTTCTGCAGCACTCGCTTGAAGTATCCCTAATCGCTGGTGCGTTGGCCGCCGAGCTGGGTGCCGACGTCAACGTGTGCAAGACGGCGGCTTTGCTCCATGACATCGGTAAGGCAGTCGACCATGAGGTCGACGGACCCCACGCACTGATCGGCGCCGACATCGCCCGCCGTCTGGGGCGGTCGGCAAAGATCGTGCACGCGATCGCCGCTCACCACGGTGAGGAGGAGCCGCAGACCGTCGAGGCATTCATCGTCGCCACGGCGGACGCCATCAGCGGCGCGCGCCCCGGTGCGCGGCGTGAGATGGTTGAGGCATACATCAAGCGACTGGAGGCGCTGGAGGGGGTGGCCAACTCCTTCCAGGGGGTCGAGAAGGCCTATGCCATCCAGGCCGGGCGCGAGGTCCGTATCCTGGTCCAGCCGGACAAGGTCGACGACCTCGGTGCGATGCGCCTGGCACGCGACATCGTCAAGAAGATCCAGGAGAGCCTGGAGTACCCCGGTCAGATCAAGGTCACGGTCATTCGGGAGACGCGCGCCGTCGAGTACGCGCGTTGA
- a CDS encoding stage V sporulation protein S: protein MDRFFSKLDLRDIKIDPEASFPPDEDAYESTESVSTWDGETGDSTAVATETRRSDVLKVSARSRPSAVAGAIAGVVRESGRAEVQAIGAGATNQAVKAVAIARDYLAETGIEAVCLPAFIDVTIDEENRTAIRLIVEPR from the coding sequence ATGGATCGGTTCTTCAGCAAACTCGATCTGCGCGATATCAAGATCGATCCCGAGGCGAGCTTTCCGCCGGACGAGGATGCGTACGAGTCCACGGAGTCGGTGAGCACCTGGGACGGGGAAACGGGTGACTCGACCGCGGTGGCGACGGAGACTCGGCGCAGCGACGTTCTGAAGGTGTCGGCCCGGTCTCGGCCGAGCGCGGTTGCCGGAGCGATCGCCGGCGTCGTGCGGGAGTCGGGGCGTGCCGAGGTCCAGGCCATCGGGGCCGGCGCGACCAACCAGGCCGTGAAGGCGGTTGCCATCGCGCGGGACTACCTGGCTGAGACCGGCATTGAGGCCGTCTGCCTGCCGGCGTTTATCGATGTGACCATCGACGAGGAGAACCGGACCGCCATCCGGCTCATCGTTGAGCCGCGCTAG